A single region of the Candidatus Hydrogenedentota bacterium genome encodes:
- a CDS encoding response regulator → MRALVVDDSAVMRRVLIGALGRANITEVDQASDGQEAVEATGSNDYGLVLMDWNMPNMLGIDAVKAIRAAGKTMPIIMVTTEAEKSRVIDALKAGANNYIIKPFEPATIVAKIQEVLAKVE, encoded by the coding sequence ATGCGTGCATTGGTTGTTGATGACTCGGCAGTAATGAGAAGGGTGTTGATCGGAGCACTTGGCCGCGCAAACATCACTGAAGTCGATCAAGCGTCGGATGGACAGGAAGCTGTGGAGGCAACCGGCTCTAATGACTACGGTCTTGTGCTCATGGACTGGAACATGCCAAACATGCTTGGTATCGACGCGGTGAAGGCCATCCGGGCGGCGGGCAAGACGATGCCCATCATCATGGTGACGACGGAAGCGGAAAAGAGCCGTGTCATCGACGCTCTGAAGGCTGGGGCGAATAATTACATCATCAAGCCATTCGAGCCGGCCACGATTGTGGCGAAGATTCAAGAAGTCCTGGCAAAAGTGGAGTAG
- a CDS encoding chemotaxis protein CheD produces MKLIRAGSYYLEPGYVYFSKQPTTLRAVVGSCVAVCLYDRILQMGGMNHYLRPHISDQTKATPQYGNVAISALVRMMDEAGSRRRDVVAQVLGGGAPEDAQANWIGDQNVSIAREILARKGIRIVSEDVGGSVGRKIVFDTGTGEIAVLKVQKLRSSDWYT; encoded by the coding sequence ATGAAGCTGATCCGAGCAGGATCATACTACCTGGAACCCGGGTACGTGTATTTCAGCAAGCAACCCACCACGCTGCGCGCGGTGGTGGGAAGCTGTGTGGCGGTGTGTCTGTACGATCGAATCCTCCAGATGGGCGGTATGAACCATTACCTCAGGCCTCATATCAGCGATCAAACTAAAGCGACTCCCCAGTACGGCAACGTAGCGATTTCCGCGCTGGTTCGCATGATGGACGAAGCGGGATCGCGGCGCAGAGACGTCGTCGCTCAAGTACTTGGTGGGGGCGCGCCCGAGGACGCGCAGGCAAACTGGATCGGCGATCAGAATGTGTCGATTGCGCGGGAGATTCTCGCGCGCAAGGGGATTCGGATCGTATCTGAGGATGTCGGAGGGTCGGTAGGCCGGAAAATAGTGTTTGATACCGGGACCGGGGAAATCGCAGTTCTCAAGGTACAAAAACTGCGCTCATCAGATTGGTACACGTGA
- a CDS encoding protein-glutamate O-methyltransferase, with amino-acid sequence MGDSRLDRATYDKFRQLIYDKSGIRLGDQKEALVSSRIGKRMRELGIGDPREYLDWVLNDDSGQELVKMLDVISTNVTSFYREPQHFELLESLLRKWWGEGQRRFRIWSAASSTGEEPYTIAIVVMEALGPQATDVKILATDISTRVLEHCRRGEYDRNRVEGVPFMLRDKYFDPVRQDHGTVYRVKDRLKGMISFRRLNLSTPPFPMQGPLDVIFCRNVMIYFDNQVRARLLEDMFRVLKPGGYLMVGHSESLTGLVSRFKPVRPSVYTK; translated from the coding sequence ATGGGAGATAGCAGACTCGATCGTGCGACGTACGACAAGTTTCGGCAATTGATCTACGACAAGAGCGGTATCCGGCTTGGCGATCAGAAGGAAGCGCTCGTTTCTTCGCGCATCGGGAAGCGCATGAGGGAATTGGGGATCGGAGATCCCAGAGAGTACCTCGATTGGGTGTTGAATGACGACAGCGGCCAGGAACTGGTGAAGATGCTCGACGTGATTTCGACGAACGTCACCAGTTTTTATCGCGAGCCGCAGCACTTCGAATTGCTGGAATCGTTGTTGCGCAAGTGGTGGGGTGAAGGCCAGCGCCGATTCCGGATTTGGTCCGCTGCGAGTTCCACGGGGGAAGAGCCGTATACGATTGCCATTGTGGTGATGGAAGCCCTGGGACCCCAAGCGACGGACGTCAAGATTCTAGCGACGGATATTTCGACGCGTGTGTTGGAGCATTGCCGTCGAGGGGAGTACGACCGGAACCGGGTGGAGGGAGTTCCGTTCATGCTCCGCGACAAGTATTTTGACCCGGTACGGCAGGATCACGGGACAGTCTACCGGGTCAAAGACCGCCTCAAAGGAATGATTTCGTTTCGCAGATTGAATCTATCGACACCGCCGTTTCCGATGCAGGGTCCGCTCGATGTGATTTTCTGCAGAAACGTGATGATTTACTTCGACAATCAGGTTCGCGCACGGTTGTTGGAAGATATGTTCCGCGTTCTTAAGCCTGGTGGTTATTTGATGGTAGGACACTCGGAAAGCCTCACCGGGTTAGTGAGTCGATTCAAACCGGTTCGGCCATCCGTGTATACCAAATAG
- a CDS encoding chemotaxis protein CheD — MKVSSKPEDIIVTYSLGSCVGITIYDPEIRVGGMAHCMLPISRLDPQKAKENPIMFTDTGVPALIQAVLNLGGSRRRLVAKVAGGASPLNDNGMFKIGERNYTVVRKVLWKNDILIASEEVGGTAARTLYLFLDTGRTVIRSGGVEREL; from the coding sequence ATGAAGGTTTCATCGAAGCCGGAAGACATTATCGTGACGTATTCGCTGGGGTCATGCGTAGGCATAACCATATACGACCCGGAGATTCGAGTCGGCGGCATGGCTCACTGCATGCTTCCCATATCACGTCTCGATCCCCAGAAGGCGAAAGAGAATCCGATCATGTTTACAGATACGGGGGTGCCGGCGCTGATACAAGCGGTGTTGAACCTCGGCGGCAGCCGCAGGCGCCTTGTTGCCAAGGTCGCGGGCGGAGCTTCGCCGCTGAATGACAACGGCATGTTCAAGATCGGCGAGCGCAACTACACGGTGGTGCGCAAGGTTCTTTGGAAGAATGACATCCTCATCGCGTCGGAAGAGGTGGGCGGAACGGCGGCGCGGACGCTTTATTTGTTCTTGGATACAGGCCGCACAGTCATTCGTTCGGGTGGCGTGGAGCGCGAACTGTGA
- a CDS encoding HDOD domain-containing protein yields MNRRDQILEEIKLVPSLPASATEAVSIVRDPNASLTELEAIIECDAGLATNILRLANSAYFGGRGSISTVKDATVRLGTKRIVQLVLTTAVAPRIKPPLAGYDMPSGALLAHSVAAAVGAEQLAQELRLAAPDYTYTAGLLHDIGKIVLGTYLNVEAKPILDLAFGEGVSFEEAERQVLGIDHAEVGAELLTWWRLPDDVVRVVRYHHDPYAIADGDGDGIVTDLVHVGDHIGRLCGTALGADGVNYSVSPRSVERLALTPEITESVVGKVLGTLAELGEFFLQTESV; encoded by the coding sequence GTGAACAGACGCGATCAGATTCTGGAAGAAATCAAACTGGTTCCGTCGCTGCCCGCATCGGCGACGGAAGCGGTTAGCATCGTACGGGATCCGAATGCGTCTCTCACCGAATTGGAAGCGATCATCGAATGTGACGCGGGACTTGCGACGAACATTTTAAGGTTGGCCAATTCGGCGTATTTTGGCGGCAGGGGAAGCATATCGACGGTGAAAGACGCAACGGTTCGGTTGGGCACGAAGCGTATCGTGCAATTGGTCTTGACGACCGCCGTGGCGCCGCGCATCAAACCGCCGCTTGCTGGGTACGACATGCCATCGGGGGCGCTACTGGCGCACAGTGTTGCTGCGGCGGTCGGAGCGGAGCAGTTGGCGCAGGAGTTGCGCCTGGCAGCGCCCGATTACACGTACACGGCGGGGCTGTTGCACGATATCGGGAAGATCGTTCTGGGCACGTATCTCAATGTGGAAGCGAAGCCGATTCTCGATTTGGCTTTCGGTGAAGGCGTTTCCTTCGAGGAAGCAGAACGCCAAGTGCTGGGAATCGATCACGCGGAAGTTGGAGCGGAGCTTCTGACATGGTGGCGGCTGCCGGACGATGTTGTGCGGGTAGTCCGGTATCATCACGATCCGTACGCGATTGCGGATGGCGACGGCGATGGCATCGTAACGGATTTGGTTCATGTGGGGGACCATATCGGCCGCTTGTGCGGGACCGCATTGGGGGCGGATGGTGTGAATTACAGTGTCAGTCCCCGTAGCGTTGAACGCTTGGCGCTTACTCCGGAAATCACGGAGTCGGTTGTAGGAAAGGTGCTGGGCACTCTGGCGGAATTGGGGGAATTCTTTCTTCAGACGGAGAGCGTATAG
- a CDS encoding response regulator has protein sequence MAVNILLVDDSDTVRAIIAKTIRLAGMPLGELHEASGGEQALQLLKEHWIDLVLTDINMPGMTGVELVERMMQDDEMKNIPVVVISTEGSETRVEELLAKGVRAYVRKPFTPEKIRDVVENVLGIDHGT, from the coding sequence ATGGCCGTAAACATACTTTTGGTAGACGACTCCGACACGGTTCGCGCGATAATCGCGAAGACCATACGTCTTGCAGGAATGCCTCTGGGCGAGCTGCATGAAGCATCTGGCGGAGAACAAGCCCTCCAACTGTTGAAAGAGCATTGGATCGATCTTGTGCTGACGGACATCAACATGCCTGGAATGACGGGGGTCGAGTTGGTGGAACGAATGATGCAGGACGATGAGATGAAGAACATTCCTGTCGTGGTCATTTCCACGGAAGGAAGCGAAACCCGAGTCGAAGAGTTGTTGGCAAAAGGGGTGCGAGCGTACGTGCGCAAGCCGTTTACACCCGAAAAAATCCGCGATGTAGTGGAAAACGTATTGGGGATCGACCATGGAACCTGA
- a CDS encoding chemotaxis protein CheX — translation MEPDVKEVLTREFAEILEQMAFLFADPVTADELPPLTEPPVRVSMSFTGPFNGSMIMALPEPMCPVVAANLLGIEPEDAADKSKAEDAVKELLNVACGHVLTAIAGTKPVFALSPPVVDSIDTDTWDSLVASENTALVVVEENPVLLHLERSDS, via the coding sequence ATGGAACCTGACGTAAAGGAAGTATTGACGCGTGAGTTTGCCGAAATACTCGAACAAATGGCGTTTCTATTTGCCGATCCCGTAACCGCCGACGAGTTGCCGCCGTTGACGGAACCGCCGGTTCGCGTTTCCATGTCGTTTACGGGCCCGTTCAACGGGTCGATGATAATGGCCTTGCCGGAACCCATGTGTCCCGTCGTGGCGGCGAATCTGCTTGGGATCGAACCCGAAGACGCCGCGGACAAGTCAAAAGCGGAAGACGCCGTGAAGGAATTGCTCAATGTGGCTTGCGGGCATGTACTGACCGCGATCGCGGGTACGAAGCCTGTGTTTGCGCTGTCCCCTCCGGTGGTCGATTCGATTGACACCGACACTTGGGATTCGTTGGTTGCGTCAGAGAACACCGCGTTGGTCGTGGTGGAAGAGAATCCCGTATTGTTGCACCTTGAGAGAAGTGATTCGTAA
- a CDS encoding chemotaxis response regulator protein-glutamate methylesterase, whose protein sequence is MSGIEGKGTGIPSLLRGKRIRVLIVDDSAMVREILSRELARDPEIEVIGTAPDPYVARDKIVELKPDVLTLDIEMPRMDGITFLRKLMQHFPLPVIVVSSLTKKGGDLALEALDAGAVEVMCKPGAAYTVGDMSVALIDKIKAASRVAVAKRAAAKPKAVGTQVRLSMTRTTNKVIAIGASTGGTEALTDVLTALPANAPGIVIVQHMPEHFTRSFADRLNSLCAIQVKEAEDGDTVTPGKALIAPGNYHMVLRRSGARYYVEVKTGPLVSRHRPSVDVLFKSAAKYAGQNAVGVIMTGMGADGSAGLLEMRQQGASTIAQDEASCVVFGMPKEAIALGAAEFVLPLASIPSRMLQLAQAEA, encoded by the coding sequence ATGAGCGGCATAGAGGGTAAGGGAACGGGCATACCGTCGTTGCTTAGGGGAAAGCGCATTCGCGTGCTGATCGTGGACGATTCGGCGATGGTGCGCGAAATACTCTCCCGTGAGTTGGCGCGTGATCCGGAGATTGAAGTTATTGGTACGGCGCCAGACCCTTATGTTGCCCGCGACAAGATTGTGGAACTGAAGCCCGACGTACTGACGCTCGACATCGAAATGCCTCGCATGGACGGGATCACCTTTCTCAGGAAGCTCATGCAGCATTTCCCATTGCCGGTGATTGTGGTGTCTTCGCTTACAAAGAAGGGTGGCGATCTTGCGCTGGAAGCGCTCGATGCCGGAGCTGTGGAGGTCATGTGCAAGCCTGGCGCAGCTTACACTGTTGGAGACATGTCTGTGGCTCTAATTGACAAGATTAAGGCGGCGTCGCGCGTCGCGGTGGCGAAACGAGCAGCCGCGAAGCCCAAGGCAGTGGGAACGCAAGTGCGCCTGTCCATGACGAGAACGACGAATAAGGTAATTGCCATTGGCGCCAGCACGGGAGGGACCGAGGCGTTGACCGATGTGCTGACAGCGTTGCCCGCGAATGCGCCCGGCATCGTCATCGTGCAGCACATGCCGGAGCACTTCACGCGTTCCTTTGCGGACCGTCTCAATTCGCTGTGTGCCATTCAAGTGAAGGAGGCCGAGGACGGGGACACCGTGACGCCAGGCAAGGCGCTCATCGCGCCAGGGAATTATCACATGGTCCTGCGCCGGTCTGGCGCGCGGTATTATGTGGAGGTCAAGACTGGACCGCTAGTAAGCCGTCACCGGCCTTCCGTCGACGTGCTGTTCAAGTCGGCAGCCAAGTACGCCGGGCAGAATGCCGTGGGCGTGATCATGACCGGCATGGGTGCGGACGGTTCGGCGGGTCTTCTGGAGATGCGCCAGCAGGGTGCGTCCACAATTGCTCAGGATGAGGCAAGTTGCGTCGTATTCGGAATGCCGAAGGAAGCCATTGCGCTCGGTGCGGCAGAGTTTGTGCTACCGCTAGCTTCGATTCCATCGCGAATGCTTCAACTCGCGCAGGCCGAGGCGTAG
- the sixA gene encoding phosphohistidine phosphatase SixA — protein sequence MTIYLVQHGDALEKEVDPDRPLSPKGIEDVTRIASFLSRAGVRIPHLWHSGKTRAMQTAQILFQYVGAGGMCESHAGMAPKDSPKTLARDLDKQSQDTALVGHLPQLSLLAAQLLAGDSERPPILFERGGVVCLKRSEGAEWQVAWMVTPSLLTGLASHGS from the coding sequence ATGACAATCTACCTCGTTCAGCACGGTGACGCGCTCGAAAAAGAAGTAGACCCCGATCGCCCGCTTTCGCCCAAAGGCATCGAAGACGTCACCCGAATTGCGTCATTTCTCTCGCGGGCAGGCGTGCGCATTCCCCATCTATGGCACAGCGGCAAGACCCGCGCAATGCAGACCGCCCAAATCCTGTTTCAATATGTAGGCGCCGGCGGCATGTGTGAAAGCCACGCGGGCATGGCGCCTAAGGACAGTCCAAAGACACTTGCTCGCGACCTTGATAAGCAATCGCAAGACACAGCGCTCGTCGGTCACCTTCCGCAGCTCTCGCTGCTTGCCGCACAACTGCTCGCGGGAGACTCGGAACGTCCGCCCATTCTGTTCGAGCGTGGGGGGGTGGTGTGTTTGAAAAGGTCCGAAGGCGCTGAATGGCAAGTCGCGTGGATGGTGACGCCTTCGCTGTTGACAGGGCTCGCCTCCCACGGATCGTGA
- a CDS encoding FAD:protein FMN transferase, with protein sequence MSESPKKPHVLRPAIALAGLLIAGAVFALITGRIEPTSAPAGTTVEVTGSTMGTTYIVKLVTFNEAADREKFAKATDQIRAVLAEVDNQMSTYKPDSELSRFNQHADLTPFPVSKDLLTVFQESQRISELSGGAFDITVGPLVNAWGFGPEKTSELPTDEQIAALKQRVGYKKIEIDAANSTLRKTQPDVYCDLSAIAQGFACDKVVEALDAMGIQHFMVDVSGEIRTRGGNANGKVWQIAIERPESGIQRTVQLAIPLSNKAIATSGDYRNYFEREGKRYSHEIDPNTGKPITHNLASVSVITDKSMTADGLATALIVLGPEKGYELAASQNLAAFFIIHDASGAFVVRSTPAFDAIEKSATPEQ encoded by the coding sequence ATGAGCGAGTCTCCGAAGAAACCCCACGTATTGCGGCCCGCCATTGCCTTGGCGGGCCTTCTGATTGCGGGCGCTGTATTTGCCCTCATCACAGGCCGGATTGAGCCTACGTCCGCTCCCGCCGGCACGACGGTCGAAGTGACCGGCTCGACGATGGGCACCACGTACATCGTGAAGCTGGTGACCTTCAATGAGGCCGCCGACCGCGAAAAATTCGCGAAGGCAACCGACCAGATTCGAGCCGTATTGGCGGAAGTAGACAATCAGATGTCTACGTACAAGCCCGATTCGGAACTTTCGCGCTTCAATCAACACGCCGATTTGACCCCGTTTCCAGTCTCCAAGGACCTGTTGACGGTCTTTCAGGAGTCTCAGCGGATCAGCGAGCTCTCCGGTGGAGCCTTCGATATCACTGTCGGGCCACTCGTCAATGCATGGGGATTCGGTCCTGAAAAGACTTCGGAGCTTCCCACGGACGAGCAGATCGCCGCACTCAAGCAGCGTGTCGGCTACAAGAAGATCGAGATTGATGCCGCCAACTCAACGTTGCGCAAAACCCAACCGGACGTCTACTGCGACTTGTCGGCCATCGCCCAAGGTTTCGCCTGCGACAAGGTCGTGGAGGCGCTTGACGCTATGGGTATTCAGCACTTCATGGTCGATGTCAGCGGAGAAATCCGCACGCGCGGTGGAAACGCAAACGGAAAAGTCTGGCAAATCGCCATTGAGCGCCCGGAGTCGGGTATACAACGGACGGTTCAATTGGCTATCCCATTGTCGAATAAAGCCATTGCCACGTCTGGCGACTATCGGAACTATTTCGAAAGAGAAGGAAAACGTTACTCCCACGAAATCGACCCCAACACCGGGAAGCCTATCACGCATAATCTGGCGTCAGTCAGTGTTATTACTGATAAGAGCATGACGGCCGACGGCCTGGCAACAGCGCTGATTGTGCTGGGTCCCGAAAAGGGCTACGAACTGGCCGCCAGCCAGAACCTGGCCGCGTTCTTCATCATTCATGACGCGTCGGGCGCTTTTGTGGTGCGCAGTACTCCAGCATTCGACGCAATCGAGAAGTCCGCGACGCCGGAGCAGTAG
- the nqrF gene encoding NADH:ubiquinone reductase (Na(+)-transporting) subunit F, with protein sequence MGLIILGVAMFTGVVLTLVLLLLAAKAKLVSSGDVKLVINDDPTKAITVSAGGTLLSTLANNKIFIPSACGGKGSCGVCKVVVKDGGGSMLPTELNHISRGEAREGCRLSCQVKVKGDMKLEIPAEVFSVRRWTCTVRSNRNVATFIKEFVLELPPGEEVPFRAGGYIQIECPPYKASFKDFEIEPEYRGDWDKFNLWKIESVCTETVQRAYSMANYPEEKGIIMLNVRIATPPPRAPEGTPPGIMSSYIFSRKPGDQVIISGPFGEFFARDTENEMIFIGGGAGMAPMRSHIFDQFKRLHTKRKVSFWYGARSLRESFYNEDFDMIARENPNFSWHLALSEPLPEDNWTGYVGFIHKVLYDNYLKNHPAPEDVEYYICGPPMMNSAVIDMLRDLGVENENILFDDFGG encoded by the coding sequence ATGGGTCTCATCATACTAGGCGTCGCGATGTTCACGGGAGTCGTCCTGACGCTTGTGCTTCTTCTCCTGGCAGCCAAAGCGAAGCTGGTCAGCAGCGGCGACGTCAAGCTCGTCATCAACGACGATCCTACGAAGGCCATCACGGTTTCCGCCGGTGGCACACTCCTGTCCACCCTGGCAAACAACAAGATCTTCATCCCTTCCGCGTGCGGCGGCAAGGGGAGCTGCGGTGTCTGTAAAGTCGTTGTCAAAGACGGCGGCGGCAGCATGCTTCCCACGGAACTCAACCACATCTCTCGCGGCGAAGCCCGCGAAGGTTGCAGGCTCTCGTGCCAGGTCAAGGTCAAGGGCGACATGAAGCTTGAGATCCCCGCCGAAGTCTTCAGCGTACGCCGCTGGACCTGTACGGTGCGGTCCAACAGGAACGTCGCGACCTTTATCAAGGAATTCGTGCTTGAGCTTCCTCCGGGTGAGGAAGTCCCGTTCCGGGCCGGTGGTTACATCCAGATCGAGTGCCCTCCCTACAAGGCATCGTTCAAAGATTTCGAGATCGAACCGGAGTATCGCGGAGATTGGGATAAGTTCAATCTCTGGAAGATTGAGTCGGTCTGCACCGAAACCGTTCAGCGCGCGTATTCGATGGCTAACTATCCCGAAGAGAAGGGCATCATCATGCTCAACGTGCGCATCGCCACTCCGCCTCCGCGTGCGCCCGAAGGCACCCCGCCCGGCATCATGTCCTCCTATATCTTCAGCCGGAAACCCGGCGACCAGGTGATCATCTCAGGGCCCTTTGGCGAATTCTTCGCACGAGACACCGAAAACGAAATGATCTTTATCGGCGGCGGCGCGGGCATGGCTCCGATGCGTTCGCATATCTTCGATCAGTTCAAGCGTCTGCACACCAAGAGAAAAGTCAGCTTCTGGTACGGCGCGCGTTCGCTTCGCGAGTCGTTCTACAACGAAGACTTCGATATGATCGCCCGCGAGAACCCCAACTTTTCGTGGCACTTGGCGTTGTCGGAACCCTTGCCGGAAGACAATTGGACCGGCTATGTCGGCTTCATCCACAAAGTGCTGTACGACAACTATCTGAAGAACCACCCCGCGCCCGAGGATGTGGAATACTACATTTGCGGACCTCCCATGATGAATTCCGCCGTTATCGATATGCTGCGCGACCTCGGCGTGGAGAACGAGAACATCCTGTTCGACGATTTTGGCGGATAA
- the nqrE gene encoding NADH:ubiquinone reductase (Na(+)-transporting) subunit E, which translates to MEHYLNLAVKSIFIENMALAFFLGMCSFLACSKKVETALGLGMAVIFVQVITLPMNNFILNYLTKEGALTWISPSFAHTDLSFLNFICFISTIAAMVQIVEMAIDKFAPALYNTLGVFLPLIAVNCAILGGSLFMEQRDYNFSESVVYGIGSGAGWALAIVALAAVREKMRYSNVPPGLRGLGISFITAGLMAMGFMAFSGIQL; encoded by the coding sequence ATGGAGCACTACCTCAATTTGGCGGTCAAATCCATCTTCATTGAGAACATGGCTTTGGCGTTCTTCCTGGGCATGTGTTCCTTCCTGGCCTGCTCAAAGAAAGTGGAGACGGCGTTGGGCCTGGGGATGGCCGTGATTTTCGTGCAAGTCATTACGCTCCCAATGAACAACTTCATTCTCAATTACCTGACGAAAGAAGGCGCGCTGACGTGGATTAGTCCAAGTTTCGCGCACACCGATCTGAGCTTTCTGAATTTCATTTGCTTCATTTCGACCATCGCCGCCATGGTGCAGATAGTCGAAATGGCCATCGATAAGTTCGCTCCGGCGCTCTACAACACGTTGGGCGTGTTCCTCCCGCTCATTGCCGTCAACTGCGCCATTCTCGGCGGATCGCTTTTCATGGAACAGCGCGACTACAACTTTTCCGAGAGCGTAGTCTACGGCATCGGTTCCGGCGCGGGTTGGGCTCTGGCCATCGTCGCGCTTGCCGCTGTTCGCGAAAAGATGCGGTATAGCAATGTCCCGCCTGGCCTTCGCGGGTTGGGTATTTCCTTTATCACCGCCGGACTGATGGCCATGGGGTTCATGGCGTTCTCAGGCATTCAGTTGTAG
- a CDS encoding NADH:ubiquinone reductase (Na(+)-transporting) subunit D: protein MAQLLGKEERAALLDPLFNNNPIGLQVLGICSALAVTTKMDTALVMSIGLTVVTAFSNLAISLVRNATPNNIRIIVQLAIIASLVIMVDQILKAFLFEISLQLSVFTGLIITNCIVMGRAEGFAMQNPPWVSFIDGIGNGLGYSLVLMSAAVIRELTGSGKLWGFPVFKLVTEGGWYTPNGLMLLAPSAFFLIASFIWLIRTVKPEQQETE, encoded by the coding sequence ATGGCACAACTGCTGGGTAAAGAGGAACGGGCGGCGCTGCTCGATCCCTTGTTCAACAACAATCCAATCGGATTGCAGGTGCTGGGTATCTGTTCCGCATTGGCCGTTACGACGAAAATGGATACTGCCCTCGTGATGTCCATTGGACTCACGGTCGTGACAGCATTCTCCAATCTCGCGATTAGTCTGGTTCGAAACGCCACACCGAACAACATCCGGATCATTGTGCAACTGGCGATCATCGCTTCGCTGGTGATCATGGTGGACCAGATCCTAAAGGCGTTCCTCTTCGAGATCAGCCTTCAGCTCTCCGTGTTCACGGGCCTGATTATCACGAATTGCATCGTAATGGGCCGCGCCGAAGGCTTCGCAATGCAGAATCCGCCTTGGGTGAGTTTCATCGACGGAATTGGCAATGGGCTGGGATACAGCCTTGTGCTGATGAGCGCAGCAGTCATCCGCGAGCTTACGGGCTCCGGTAAGTTGTGGGGATTTCCCGTATTTAAGCTGGTGACCGAAGGCGGATGGTACACGCCTAACGGCTTGATGCTCCTGGCTCCTTCTGCGTTCTTCCTCATTGCTTCTTTCATCTGGCTTATTCGCACCGTCAAACCTGAGCAGCAGGAGACCGAGTAA
- a CDS encoding Na(+)-translocating NADH-quinone reductase subunit C produces the protein MCMACSILVAVSAVGLSSRQAANKAAYRQKNVLLAAGLISDGQPISNSDVAKMFDEKVQVKLVNLETGDYDESTDAKEYDQIKASGDPALSVPAPENSSRIARLPKLAQVFLVMEGDQVSKVVIPIEGYGLWGTLYGFLALEKDTKTVQGITYYDQIETPGLGGEVSNPKWKALWKGRLAYDESWKPAIKVIKGVAGSPDQDPHHIDGLSGATITSNGVSHMMDFWLGEHGFGPYLKKFREGAASGQARSS, from the coding sequence ATGTGCATGGCGTGCTCGATTCTAGTCGCCGTGTCGGCCGTGGGCTTGTCGTCCCGCCAAGCGGCCAATAAGGCGGCCTATCGTCAGAAGAACGTCTTGCTGGCTGCGGGGCTCATCAGTGATGGTCAGCCCATTTCGAACAGCGATGTCGCAAAGATGTTCGATGAAAAGGTTCAGGTCAAGCTGGTGAACCTGGAAACAGGCGACTACGACGAATCGACCGACGCCAAGGAGTATGACCAGATCAAGGCCAGCGGCGACCCTGCGTTGAGCGTGCCTGCACCCGAGAACTCCTCGCGCATCGCCCGCTTGCCGAAGCTGGCCCAGGTCTTTCTCGTAATGGAAGGCGACCAAGTCTCGAAGGTGGTCATCCCCATTGAAGGGTATGGATTGTGGGGAACGCTCTACGGATTCCTCGCCCTCGAGAAAGACACCAAGACCGTCCAAGGTATCACCTACTATGACCAAATCGAAACACCCGGTCTGGGCGGTGAAGTATCCAATCCCAAATGGAAGGCCCTTTGGAAAGGACGATTGGCCTACGACGAAAGCTGGAAACCTGCAATCAAGGTTATCAAAGGCGTCGCAGGTTCTCCCGATCAGGATCCGCATCATATTGACGGGCTTTCCGGAGCCACCATCACCAGTAACGGCGTGAGCCACATGATGGATTTCTGGCTCGGAGAGCATGGTTTTGGCCCCTATCTGAAAAAGTTCCGAGAAGGCGCAGCATCCGGGCAAGCACGGAGTTCATAG